From the Deinococcus sp. Leaf326 genome, one window contains:
- a CDS encoding Lrp/AsnC family transcriptional regulator gives MTVTSPPAGATPKPRLTPREKLLNRIQKDIPIVGRPYRVIAEEVGLSEAEALEILREVKAEGVLRQVSAIFDTRTLGYQSSLVAAVYAEDQLDAGAEVVNGHPGVSHNYRRNHNFNLWYTIAVPPESNLEAHVQKLHETSGAQLTRLMPTLHLFKIGVEFDMSGQEDWNAKAKPQYTSEQRNIGYAVTDLDRAFVTEFQKDLPVTEEPYADACAALGLSIEEVSAHAQKMKEAGALRRVSAVFRHQKAGFTFNAMGVWAVPQEEVAETGRRMAEFKAVSHCYLRPTYPEWPYTIFTMVHGRSKEEAFGKIEAIEQEVASGVDYDILYSTKEYKKIRLEFYKPEFYSWARENLGTEA, from the coding sequence ATGACCGTCACCTCGCCGCCTGCTGGGGCCACCCCCAAGCCGCGCCTCACGCCGCGCGAAAAATTGCTCAACCGCATCCAGAAGGACATTCCTATCGTGGGGCGGCCCTACCGCGTGATCGCCGAGGAAGTGGGGCTCAGCGAGGCCGAGGCGCTCGAGATCCTGCGGGAGGTCAAGGCGGAGGGCGTGCTGCGGCAGGTAAGCGCCATTTTCGACACGCGCACCCTGGGCTACCAGTCCAGCCTGGTTGCGGCCGTCTACGCCGAGGACCAGCTCGACGCGGGGGCCGAAGTGGTCAACGGGCACCCCGGCGTGAGCCACAACTACCGGCGCAACCACAACTTCAACCTGTGGTACACGATCGCCGTGCCGCCCGAGAGCAACCTCGAAGCGCACGTCCAGAAACTGCATGAGACGAGCGGCGCCCAGCTCACGCGCCTGATGCCGACGCTGCACCTGTTCAAGATCGGGGTGGAGTTCGACATGAGCGGCCAGGAGGACTGGAACGCCAAGGCCAAGCCGCAGTACACGAGCGAGCAGCGCAATATTGGGTACGCCGTGACCGATCTCGACCGCGCCTTCGTGACCGAGTTCCAGAAGGACCTGCCCGTGACCGAGGAACCCTACGCGGACGCCTGCGCCGCGCTGGGCCTGAGCATTGAGGAAGTATCGGCCCACGCCCAGAAGATGAAGGAGGCGGGAGCGCTGCGCCGTGTGTCGGCCGTGTTCCGCCACCAGAAGGCAGGCTTCACCTTCAACGCCATGGGCGTATGGGCCGTGCCGCAGGAGGAGGTCGCTGAGACGGGCCGGCGCATGGCCGAGTTCAAGGCCGTATCGCACTGCTACCTGCGCCCCACCTATCCCGAGTGGCCCTACACCATCTTCACGATGGTTCACGGCCGCAGTAAGGAAGAAGCCTTCGGCAAGATTGAGGCCATCGAGCAGGAAGTAGCCAGCGGCGTGGACTACGACATCCTGTACTCGACCAAGGAGTACAAGAAGATTCGTCTGGAGTTCTACAAACCCGAGTTCTACAGCTGGGCACGTGAGAACCTGGGAACCGAAGCCTGA
- a CDS encoding Lrp/AsnC family transcriptional regulator: protein MVTAIVMLQAERQRIQETAEALAGVPGVREVYSVTGDWDIVAILKLAQYEDLDDVVTGHLRKVEGIVKTQTMLAFRTYSEDLLDQGFGVGLDEGREGNGR, encoded by the coding sequence ATGGTCACCGCAATCGTGATGCTTCAGGCCGAGCGCCAGCGTATTCAGGAAACTGCCGAGGCCCTGGCCGGGGTGCCGGGCGTCCGGGAGGTCTACAGCGTGACCGGCGACTGGGACATCGTCGCCATTCTCAAACTCGCCCAGTACGAAGACCTTGACGACGTGGTGACGGGACACCTGCGCAAGGTCGAAGGCATCGTCAAGACCCAGACCATGCTCGCCTTCCGCACCTACAGCGAGGACCTGCTCGACCAGGGGTTCGGCGTCGGTCTCGACGAGGGCCGTGAGGGAAACGGAAGATAG
- the gmk gene encoding guanylate kinase, giving the protein MDRAQQGAGAAGTEGRRPAGRGLLIVMTGASGVGKGTLREQWLAGQDVFYSTSWTTREARPGEVQGRDYVFVTPAEFLDKARQNGFLEHAQFVGNHYGTPVEPIEAALARGQDVVLEIEVEGAMQVKDRVGDGAILVFIMPPSLTELRRRLTGRATETPERIEKRLLRARDEIMQAHAFRYVIVNDDLDRAVHELLAVQQAERAAQRPEADWTEGEREAHALAATVRSGALSTEALRQVADS; this is encoded by the coding sequence ATGGACAGGGCACAGCAGGGAGCCGGCGCAGCCGGTACGGAGGGGCGCCGGCCGGCCGGCCGCGGCCTGCTCATCGTGATGACGGGCGCCTCGGGCGTGGGTAAGGGCACGCTGCGCGAGCAGTGGCTCGCGGGGCAGGACGTGTTCTACTCGACCTCCTGGACCACCCGGGAGGCGCGTCCCGGCGAGGTGCAGGGCCGCGACTACGTGTTCGTGACCCCGGCGGAGTTTCTGGACAAGGCCCGCCAGAACGGCTTTCTGGAGCACGCTCAATTCGTCGGCAACCACTACGGCACACCGGTTGAACCCATCGAGGCGGCGCTCGCACGCGGGCAGGACGTGGTCCTGGAAATCGAGGTCGAGGGAGCCATGCAGGTCAAGGACCGCGTGGGGGACGGGGCCATCTTGGTGTTCATCATGCCGCCCAGCCTTACCGAACTGCGCCGCCGCCTGACCGGCCGCGCCACCGAGACGCCCGAGCGTATCGAGAAACGGCTGTTGCGCGCCCGTGACGAGATCATGCAGGCGCACGCCTTCCGCTACGTGATCGTTAACGACGACCTGGACCGTGCCGTGCACGAACTTCTGGCTGTGCAGCAGGCTGAGCGCGCCGCGCAGCGCCCCGAGGCCGACTGGACAGAGGGCGAACGCGAGGCGCACGCCCTGGCGGCGACTGTCCGCAGCGGCGCCCTGAGTACCGAAGCCCTGCGTCAGGTGGCCGATTCCTGA
- a CDS encoding macro domain-containing protein yields MTPRLELVQGDIAAQHTDAVVTAANKQLMGGGGVDGVIHRAAGPELLSAIRAIGGTPTGTAVITPAFGLERRGVRFVIHAVGPVWRGGDQGEAEKLAGAYCESLRLAAEHGCRTVAFPAISTGVYGYPVQKAAEVALRGLQEGLRQWLDLTARVVLYDTRTLHVFERALKTLTPE; encoded by the coding sequence ATGACCCCTAGGCTGGAACTCGTGCAGGGCGACATCGCCGCGCAGCACACGGACGCGGTCGTGACGGCTGCCAACAAACAGCTCATGGGGGGCGGCGGCGTGGACGGTGTGATCCACCGCGCCGCCGGCCCCGAGCTCCTGAGCGCCATCCGGGCCATCGGGGGCACGCCGACGGGGACGGCCGTCATCACGCCCGCCTTCGGCCTGGAGCGCCGGGGCGTGCGGTTCGTCATTCACGCTGTAGGGCCCGTGTGGCGCGGTGGGGACCAGGGTGAGGCCGAGAAGCTCGCGGGCGCGTACTGCGAAAGTCTGCGCCTCGCCGCCGAGCACGGCTGCCGCACGGTGGCCTTTCCGGCGATCAGTACCGGGGTCTACGGCTACCCCGTCCAGAAAGCTGCGGAGGTTGCCCTGCGTGGCCTGCAAGAAGGCTTACGCCAGTGGCTGGACCTCACGGCGCGGGTAGTGCTCTACGACACACGGACCCTGCACGTCTTCGAGCGGGCATTAAAGACCCTGACCCCTGAATAG
- a CDS encoding DUF418 domain-containing protein: MTAPAPLPPDAEKAETPAASPRPRPQQERSVLPDVLRGVALLGILVVNMQDFAGFREWQQTGGDRAAQVLTDVLFNGRFISIFAMLFGWGAAGLLARQGAGLFVRRHLTLLAVGSLHFLLVWHGDIISTYAVVGLVLLAALRLRTRALLVLSGVLGAWWLLDGVLTALAFAARPQAYPRFSGLPSFAEGGAYAVVVAGRAAEYLGDLLGGALYNGPWLVALFCLGAAAGRSGLLLRPQEHLPLLRRFAAVGVPLGLVLGGVLAWLNTRGDYVSGLIAIPVRMSGGLVGALGYVGLIGLLAARGRLGPLRHFAASGRTAMSNYLAQSLVMTTVFYPYAGAQFGQWGAAAALALALGFGLLQLPLSALMLRRFGTGPAEWLVRRVVYGGR; this comes from the coding sequence ATGACGGCTCCTGCCCCTCTCCCCCCCGACGCCGAGAAGGCCGAAACTCCGGCGGCGTCCCCCCGGCCCAGGCCGCAGCAGGAACGCTCGGTGCTGCCGGATGTGCTGCGCGGTGTGGCGCTGCTGGGCATCCTGGTCGTGAACATGCAGGACTTCGCGGGCTTCCGCGAGTGGCAGCAGACCGGGGGCGACCGAGCGGCGCAGGTGCTGACCGACGTGCTGTTCAACGGGCGTTTCATCTCCATCTTCGCCATGCTGTTCGGCTGGGGGGCGGCGGGGTTGCTGGCGCGGCAGGGCGCGGGCCTGTTCGTGCGCCGGCACCTCACGCTGCTGGCGGTCGGGTCGCTGCATTTTCTGCTCGTGTGGCACGGCGACATCATCTCCACCTACGCGGTGGTGGGACTGGTGCTGCTGGCCGCCCTGCGCCTTCGGACGCGCGCCCTGCTGGTTCTGAGTGGCGTGCTGGGGGCGTGGTGGCTTCTGGACGGCGTACTGACGGCGCTGGCGTTCGCCGCCCGGCCACAGGCTTATCCCCGCTTTTCGGGCCTGCCCTCGTTCGCGGAGGGCGGCGCCTATGCGGTGGTCGTTGCCGGGCGCGCGGCCGAATACTTGGGCGACCTGCTGGGGGGCGCGCTGTACAACGGCCCCTGGCTGGTCGCGTTGTTCTGTCTGGGCGCGGCGGCGGGGCGGTCGGGCCTGCTGCTGCGCCCCCAGGAGCATCTGCCGCTGCTGCGGCGCTTCGCGGCGGTCGGGGTCCCCCTGGGCCTCGTGCTGGGGGGTGTCCTGGCCTGGCTGAACACGCGCGGCGACTATGTCTCGGGATTGATCGCCATTCCGGTTCGCATGAGCGGCGGACTGGTCGGCGCCCTGGGCTATGTGGGCCTGATCGGGCTGCTTGCCGCGCGGGGGCGCCTGGGGCCACTGCGCCATTTCGCGGCCAGTGGCCGCACGGCCATGAGCAACTACCTGGCCCAGAGCCTCGTGATGACGACCGTGTTCTATCCCTATGCGGGGGCACAGTTCGGGCAGTGGGGCGCGGCGGCGGCGCTGGCCCTGGCACTCGGGTTCGGGCTGCTCCAGCTGCCGCTCAGTGCCCTGATGCTGCGCCGCTTCGGTACGGGCCCGGCCGAGTGGCTCGTGCGGCGCGTGGTGTACGGCGGCAGATAG
- the obgE gene encoding GTPase ObgE, which produces MAFRDVLNIEVAAGNGGDGSMSFHRAKYMEKGGPDGGHGGKGGDIVLRAIEGVESLERLVGRRKFKAPNGNYGEGRLRQGGDGEDVVIEVPVGTTAFDEDSGKVIADLVRVGQEKVIARGGPGGRGNSTFASSTRQAPRFAELGVPGQKRRVRLELRLIADVGLVGYPNAGKSSLLAALSRANPAIADYPFTTLSPILGVVERHDADGVSRNERFTLADIPGIIEGASEGKGLGLEFLRHISRTRLLVYVLDVTRDPVEELRQLQAELQAYDPSLLGNVALVALNKVELVDGDLSAMVEDELAEYGLPVLRVSAREGTGLPELRETVFQLLPDRELWAQQSALEIEPDEVVDAALRVVFREDAQPKGEGAPERVWEIHGGGFSERIVRFSRYLEDASEYLGVVFKRQGLYNALKRAGAREGDTVEIGTFRFEYFDDEENR; this is translated from the coding sequence ATGGCTTTTCGTGACGTACTGAATATCGAGGTGGCGGCCGGCAACGGCGGCGACGGCTCCATGAGCTTCCACCGCGCCAAATACATGGAAAAGGGCGGCCCCGACGGCGGCCACGGCGGCAAGGGCGGCGACATCGTGCTGCGCGCCATTGAGGGCGTGGAGTCGCTGGAGCGTCTGGTCGGCCGGCGCAAGTTCAAGGCCCCCAACGGCAACTACGGCGAGGGCCGGCTGCGCCAGGGCGGCGACGGCGAGGACGTGGTCATCGAGGTGCCCGTGGGCACGACCGCCTTCGACGAGGACAGCGGCAAGGTCATCGCCGACCTCGTACGGGTCGGGCAGGAGAAGGTCATCGCGCGCGGCGGCCCCGGCGGACGCGGCAACTCGACTTTCGCCAGCAGCACGCGCCAGGCCCCACGCTTCGCGGAACTCGGAGTGCCCGGCCAGAAGCGCCGCGTGCGCCTGGAACTGCGCCTGATTGCCGACGTGGGCCTGGTCGGCTACCCCAACGCGGGCAAGAGCAGCCTGCTCGCCGCACTTTCGCGGGCCAACCCCGCCATCGCCGACTACCCCTTCACCACCCTCTCGCCCATCCTGGGCGTGGTCGAGCGGCACGACGCGGACGGTGTGTCGCGTAATGAGCGCTTCACGCTGGCCGACATCCCCGGCATCATCGAGGGGGCCAGCGAGGGCAAGGGCCTGGGCCTGGAATTCCTACGTCACATCAGCCGGACCCGCCTGCTGGTGTACGTGCTGGACGTGACCCGTGACCCGGTCGAGGAGCTGCGCCAGCTTCAGGCCGAGTTGCAGGCCTACGATCCCAGCCTGCTGGGCAACGTCGCCCTCGTGGCCCTGAACAAGGTCGAGCTCGTCGACGGCGACCTGAGCGCCATGGTCGAGGACGAGCTGGCCGAGTACGGTCTGCCGGTGCTGCGCGTCAGTGCGCGCGAGGGCACGGGATTGCCCGAACTGCGCGAGACCGTCTTTCAGCTGCTGCCTGACCGCGAGCTGTGGGCGCAGCAGAGCGCCCTGGAGATCGAACCCGACGAGGTCGTGGACGCTGCCCTGCGGGTCGTCTTCCGCGAGGATGCCCAGCCCAAGGGTGAAGGCGCGCCCGAGCGCGTGTGGGAGATCCACGGTGGCGGCTTTTCCGAGCGCATCGTGCGCTTCTCGCGTTACCTGGAGGACGCTTCCGAGTACCTGGGCGTGGTCTTCAAGCGCCAGGGCCTCTACAACGCCCTGAAACGGGCCGGAGCACGCGAGGGCGACACGGTCGAGATCGGCACCTTCCGTTTCGAGTATTTCGACGACGAAGAAAACCGCTGA